One Chthonomonadales bacterium genomic window, CCTAGCGGCGTCCACCATGAGGTGGAAGCCCCCGAGGCCCTTCACGGCGAGAACCCGTCCCTCCCGCAGCGCCGCCTCGGCCGCCCGGATCGCGTCGTCGTCGTCGGCCATGGAGGCGCCGTCCGCGTCCCAGAGGGCAACCCGCGGTCCGCAGGCCGGACAGGCGTTCGGCTGCGCGTGGAAGCGCCGGTCGAGCGGGTCGGCGTACTCACGGCTGCACTCCGGGCACATCGCGAACCCTCGCATGGTCGTCGAGGGGCGATCATAGGGCAGCGCCAGGATAATCGAGTAGCGCGGTCCGCAGTTGGTGCAGTTGGTGAACGGGTAGCGGTAGCGCCGGTCGGCGGGATCGCGCACCTCGCGCAGGCAGTCGTCGCAGGTGGCGATGTCGGGGAGTACGAGCGTGGTGGGCGAGGCGTCACCGGCGCTCTCGCGGATCTCGAAGCCCGGGTAGCCCGCGGGGTCAAGGAACGTCGGCTCCAGGCTGTGTACGATGGCGCGCGGCGGGCGCTCCGGCTCCAACCGGAGCAGAAAGCTCTCCACCGAGCCCGGCGGCCCTTCCACCTCGATGAACACGCCGTGGCCGGTGTTGCTCACCCACCCGCGAAGGCCCAGGCCGACGGCCAGGCGATAGACGAACGGACGGAATCCGACCCCCTGCACGGCGCCCTGCACCACGACCCTGAGCCGGACAGCCCCGTCGTCCGCGCCCGGCAACGCCATCAGGACCATACCTCCCGGCGAGCCTGAGCTTCGCGCTGCTGCGCCTGCACCACGGCGATCGCCGCCAGGTTCACGATATCGCTCACATCGGCGCTGCGCAGGACCACGTGCGCCGCCTTGCGCATGCCGACCAGGATGGGCCCGATCACCTCGGCGCTCGCCAGGCGGTCCGCCAGCGCGTAGGCGATCGTGCCGGCCTCCAGGTTCGGGAAGACCAGGACGTTAGCCTCCTCTTTGAGGCGGTTGAACGGGTAGGTCCCGTTCAGGAGGCTCGAGGAGAGCGCCGCGCCGGCCTGCATCTCCCCCTCGACAACGATGGTCGGCTCCCGCTGCCGCACGATCTCCGCCGCCTGGCGGACGGCCTCCGCGCGCGGGTGGCGCACGCTGCCGAAGGTCGAGAAGCTGAGCATGGCCACGCGCGGCTCGACGTCGAAGTCGCGCGCGAGCCGGGCGGTCCGGATCGCGATGCTGGCCAACGTCTCCGGGTCCGGGTCGATGTTGACCGCTGCGTCGGCGAAGAAGAGCACGCGGTTGCGCAGCGCGACGAGGAACACGCCGGCCGCGATGCCGCAGTCGGGCAGCACGCCCACGATCTGAAGCAGTGGCCGTAGCGCCTCGACGTAGTGGAACCGGAGGCCGCAGATCACGCCGTCGGCGTCGCCCATCTCAACCATCGTCGCGCCGAAGTAGCTCGGGTTGCAGATCAGATCGGCGGCCTCAGCGTGCGTCACGCCCTTGCGGCAGCGCAACTCGTGGATGCGGGCGGCGTACCGCTCGCGGAGGTGCTCGTCACGCATGCCGACGATCCGCACGCCATCCAGGCCCACTTGCAGCTCTGCGGCGCGCGCGCAGATCGTCTCCGGATCGCCCAGCAGGATCGGCGCCGCCATCCGCTCCTCGGCAAGCGTGTGCGCGGCCCGGATCATCTTCTCGTGCTCGCCCTCGGCCAGCACGATGCGCCTCGGGGCCAGGCGCGCCTTGCTTATGACGATCCGCATCATCTCCCGCGAGCGGCCGAGCCGCGCCTCCAGCGCCTCCCGGTAGCGGCTCAGGTCGACGGCCTCGCGCGCCACTCCGGTGCGCATGGCCGCCTCAGCCACGGCGGGCGCCACGTGGAGGAGCACGCGCTGGTCGAGCGGCTTGGGGATCAGGTAGTCCCTGCCGAACCGCAGCGCCTCCAGACCGTAGGCCCGCATCACCGAGTCGGGCACCTCGTCGCGGGCGAGCTCGGCGAGCGAGCGAGCCGCTGCGACCTTCATCTCCTCGTTGATGCTCGTGGCGCGCACGTCCAGCGCGCCGCGGAAGATGAAGGGGAACCCCAGGACGTTGTTAACCTGGTTGGGGTAGTCCGAGCGGCCTGTCGCGACGATGGCGTCCGGCCGTGCCGTCTTCGCCTCGTCGTAGGCGATCTCCGGGTCCGGGTTGGCCATCGCGAACACGATGGGATCGCGCGCCATGGAGCGCAGCATGTCGGCTGTGACCGCGCCAGCGCTGGAGAGACCGATGAGGACGTCGGCGCCGCGCAGCGCCTCGGCAAGCGACCGCGCCTCCGTCTCGACCGCGAACTCCTCCTTGGCATCGTTCATGTTGGCGGTGCGGCCCCGGTAGATGACGCCGGCGCGGTCGCACACCACCATGTTCCCGTGGCGCGCTCCGAGTTGCCGGTAGAACCGCGCCGTTGCCAGCGCCGCCGCGCCGGCGCCGCTGAAGACGATGCGAGTATCGGCTATCTCTCGGCCGGTGAGCTCAAGCGCGTTCAGCAGTGCGGCGCCCGAGATGATCGCGGTTCCATGCTGGTCATCATGGAAGACCGGGATCCGCATCGCTTCGCGGAGGCGCTGTTCGATGTGGAAGCACTCCGGCGCGCGGATGTCCTCCAGGTTGATCCCGCCGAAAGACGGCTCGAGGAGCCTCACGGTGCGAATTAGCTCTTCCGGATCCTCGGTGTCGACCTCCAGGTCGATCGCGTCGATGTCGGCGAACCGCTTGAACAGGAGGGCCTTGCCCTCCATCACGGGCTTACCGGCGAGCGGGCCGATGTTGCCCAGGCCAAGCACGGCGGTGCCGTTCGTGATCACGGCCACCAGGTTGCCGCGCGCCGTGTAGCGGAAGGCGGCCTCCGGGTCGGCCTGGATCTCGCGACAGGGGGCGGCGACGCCCGGCGTGTAAGCCAGCGACAGGTCGTGCTGGGTGAGGCACGGCTTGGTGGGGGAGATCTCGAGCTTGCCGGCAGGGGGCCGGCTGTGGTATTCGAGCGACTCGCTATCGAGCATCATCTGGACCCCTCGCGCCGGAACCCGTGCGCAGGTAGTCGTACCAGGCCGACACTCCGGCCCCGGTGCGAGCGGAGAGCTCCATCACGGCCGCCTGTGGCGCCACGCCCTGGATGTTGGCGAGCGCGGCTGCGCGGTCATACCCGACCGCGCCGGCGATGTCGGTCTTCGTCACGATGACGACGTCGGCGCTCTTGAACATGGCCGGATACTTCAGCGGCTTGTCCTCTCCCTCGGTGACCGAGAGCAGGACCGCCCGGGCGCCCTCACCGAGGTCGTAGGATCCGGGGCAGACCAGGTTGCCCACGTTCTCGATGAAGAGCACTCGAAGCCCCTCGGTGCCCAGGCGATCGACGGCCTGGGCCACCATCGCCGCGTCGAGATGGCACACATCGCCGGTCGTGATCTGCACGGCGCGACCGCCGCCCGCGGTGAGCCGTCGCGCGTCGTTGTCGGTCGCGAGGTCGCCCACTACCACGCCGCAGGGCAGGTCGGCGGAGAGGTCGGCGAGGGTGCGCTCCAGCAACGCCGTCTTGCCCGAGCCCGGCGAGGAGAGCACGTTGACAACGAACAGCCCCGCCGCGCGGAACCGGCGACGATTGGCGTCGGCGAGGCTCTCGTTGCGCTCCAGCACCGGCCTGCTCACGTCGACCGTCCGGCGTACCATGCCTCACTCGACCTCCATGGAAACGAGGACCAGCTCGCGTCCGGCCAGGATCGTGGCCGCGACCTGGCCGCATCGCGGGCAGGCATAGATTGGGGACGCCGGCTCGAACTCCCCGCCGCAGCCGCCGCAGCGGCAGCGCGCCGCCACATGCTCGATCTCGATCACCGCCTCGCGCGCCATCGTCCGGTCACGGAGCGCCTGGAAGGCAAACTCGAAGGCTTCGGCGACCACGCCAGATAGCGCGCCAACGCGCACGCGGAGGCTGCAGATGCGCTCGGCGCCGGCCTCGCGCGCGCTTCGCTCGGCCGTCTCCAGCAGGCTGGCCATCAGGCTGATCTCGTGCATCGGAAGTCGCCGCGCACCCTTGCTATCATTGTAACACACGCTTCGGCGCGCCGCCGTGCGCCTTCAACAGCGCCAGGACCCGCCGGGCTGCCTCCTCCGCGCCGTGGGCGGCCCATACCGACAGGCCCTCGCCGAGCCCGGTGTCGAAGGCCGGCACGGTGACGAGCCAGGCCTCCGGAGCGGCGCCGAAGAGGTCGCGCGCGAGAGCTAGCAGGGCCCGCGGGTCGGCGAAGTGGCCCACGCCGGTGCGTGCCGGCTCGGGAGCGATGGACTCCACGAGGACGCCCTGATCTAGGTCATCCGCGCGCGCGTCCACGAACACGACAAGGCGGGCGCTCGCCAGCACGACACTCGTCTCGGGTGTCAGCTGGTGCATGGCGAGCACCCGCACATCCGCCAGGCCAAGCGCCTCGACACGGCGAGCGACTTCCTGCCCTACGCCGTCGTCGCGCCGAAGGCTGCTCCCGTAGCCGATCACGACCTGGGGGCCGCGGGCGACGGCTCCCTCCCGCATCACGCTCAGTCGCGTCGCGCCACGTCCAGCACCTCGCCGCCGGACCCAACCAGGCTCACCTCCAGCGGCATCGTGCCGGCCGTGTGGGTGGAGCAACTCAGGCATGGGTCGTAGATGCGGATGCCGGCCTCGACCCGGTTGAGCATGCCCTCGGCGATCTTCGGACCCTTGACGTAGTGGCGCGCGATCTGCGCGACGGTCCGGTTCATCGCCAGGTTGTTCTGGCCGGTGGCGATGATCAGGTTAACGCCCTCGATGATGCCGTTGGCGTCGACGCGATAATGATGGAACAGAGTGCCGCGCGGCGCCTCGCTTACGCCGACGCCCTCGAGCTGGTTGATGCCTGCCTCGGCGCGCAAGCGGGTGCCCATCACGTCCGGATCATCCACGTAGATCCCCATGCGCTCGATGCCGGCCAGGATCTCGATGAGACGAGCCCAGTGATAGAGGAAGGAGGCGTTGGCGGCCCGCCCGCCGAAGGCGCGGAACTCGGCCAGCTCGGCGTCGGCTGCTGGCGTGCCGATGCGGTCGCAGATGTTCAGGCGGGCGAGCGGGCCGACGCGGTAGCAGCCATCCGGATAGCCCATCGGCTTGTAGTAGGGGAACTTCAGGTACGACCAGGACTCAACGGCTTCGCCGATGAACTCCTGGTAACGCGCCGGGTCGAGGTGGTCGGCGATCACGTTGCCGGCACCGTCGACGAAGCGGATCGTGCCGTCGTGATGCTCCCAGGAGCCGTCCGGGGCAATCAGGCCCATGAAGAGCGACGGGAAGTTCCCGAACAGCTGGACCTCCGCCTTAAAGGTCTCCAGCATCTGCTTGAACTTGCCGAGCGCGATCTCGGTGGTCTCGCGCACCTCTGGGAGCCACGCGCGAATGCGCTCGCGCTTCTCCTCGGTGAGCGGGGCGCGCACGCCGCCGGGCACCGCCCACGCCGGGTGGATCTTGCTGCCCCCCAGCATCTCGATCACTTCCTGCCCGAACT contains:
- a CDS encoding hydrogenase maturation protease, which gives rise to MREGAVARGPQVVIGYGSSLRRDDGVGQEVARRVEALGLADVRVLAMHQLTPETSVVLASARLVVFVDARADDLDQGVLVESIAPEPARTGVGHFADPRALLALARDLFGAAPEAWLVTVPAFDTGLGEGLSVWAAHGAEEAARRVLALLKAHGGAPKRVLQ
- a CDS encoding NADP-dependent malic enzyme; translated protein: MMLDSESLEYHSRPPAGKLEISPTKPCLTQHDLSLAYTPGVAAPCREIQADPEAAFRYTARGNLVAVITNGTAVLGLGNIGPLAGKPVMEGKALLFKRFADIDAIDLEVDTEDPEELIRTVRLLEPSFGGINLEDIRAPECFHIEQRLREAMRIPVFHDDQHGTAIISGAALLNALELTGREIADTRIVFSGAGAAALATARFYRQLGARHGNMVVCDRAGVIYRGRTANMNDAKEEFAVETEARSLAEALRGADVLIGLSSAGAVTADMLRSMARDPIVFAMANPDPEIAYDEAKTARPDAIVATGRSDYPNQVNNVLGFPFIFRGALDVRATSINEEMKVAAARSLAELARDEVPDSVMRAYGLEALRFGRDYLIPKPLDQRVLLHVAPAVAEAAMRTGVAREAVDLSRYREALEARLGRSREMMRIVISKARLAPRRIVLAEGEHEKMIRAAHTLAEERMAAPILLGDPETICARAAELQVGLDGVRIVGMRDEHLRERYAARIHELRCRKGVTHAEAADLICNPSYFGATMVEMGDADGVICGLRFHYVEALRPLLQIVGVLPDCGIAAGVFLVALRNRVLFFADAAVNIDPDPETLASIAIRTARLARDFDVEPRVAMLSFSTFGSVRHPRAEAVRQAAEIVRQREPTIVVEGEMQAGAALSSSLLNGTYPFNRLKEEANVLVFPNLEAGTIAYALADRLASAEVIGPILVGMRKAAHVVLRSADVSDIVNLAAIAVVQAQQREAQARREVWS
- the hypA gene encoding hydrogenase maturation nickel metallochaperone HypA, which produces MHEISLMASLLETAERSAREAGAERICSLRVRVGALSGVVAEAFEFAFQALRDRTMAREAVIEIEHVAARCRCGGCGGEFEPASPIYACPRCGQVAATILAGRELVLVSMEVE
- a CDS encoding Ni/Fe hydrogenase subunit alpha — its product is MSQRIVIDPVTRIEGHAKITIYLDDEGQVNDARFHVTEFRGFEKLCEGRPLHEMAGITARICGICPISHLLASAKAGDQILAVQISPTANKLRRMMNLGQIIQSHALSFFHLSSPDLLLGWDADPATRNVFGLIKADPDLARRGIRLRQFGQEVIEMLGGSKIHPAWAVPGGVRAPLTEEKRERIRAWLPEVRETTEIALGKFKQMLETFKAEVQLFGNFPSLFMGLIAPDGSWEHHDGTIRFVDGAGNVIADHLDPARYQEFIGEAVESWSYLKFPYYKPMGYPDGCYRVGPLARLNICDRIGTPAADAELAEFRAFGGRAANASFLYHWARLIEILAGIERMGIYVDDPDVMGTRLRAEAGINQLEGVGVSEAPRGTLFHHYRVDANGIIEGVNLIIATGQNNLAMNRTVAQIARHYVKGPKIAEGMLNRVEAGIRIYDPCLSCSTHTAGTMPLEVSLVGSGGEVLDVARRD
- the hypB gene encoding hydrogenase nickel incorporation protein HypB — encoded protein: MVRRTVDVSRPVLERNESLADANRRRFRAAGLFVVNVLSSPGSGKTALLERTLADLSADLPCGVVVGDLATDNDARRLTAGGGRAVQITTGDVCHLDAAMVAQAVDRLGTEGLRVLFIENVGNLVCPGSYDLGEGARAVLLSVTEGEDKPLKYPAMFKSADVVIVTKTDIAGAVGYDRAAALANIQGVAPQAAVMELSARTGAGVSAWYDYLRTGSGARGPDDAR